One Labeo rohita strain BAU-BD-2019 chromosome 12, IGBB_LRoh.1.0, whole genome shotgun sequence genomic region harbors:
- the ptprea gene encoding receptor-type tyrosine-protein phosphatase epsilon isoform X3, with the protein MKKSSSFRWLKNQRKAVITAVDKKVPNGILEEQEQQTVVLLPRSPSTSKTYLPIPVDNLEEEYRIRSADDGKLFREEYNSLPGGSTQGTCEEANKEENKEKNRYPNILPYDHSRVILTAIDGAPCSDYINASYIDGYTDTNKFIAAQGPKQDTVADFWRMIWEQKSATIVMLTNLKERKEDKCYQYWPDQGCWTYGNVRVAVEDFTALVDYTIRKFCVQYQASDGTKTPRLVTQLHFTSWPDFGVPFSPIGMLKFLKKVKQVNPSYAGPIVVHCSAGVGRTGTFIVIDAMIDMMYAEKKVDVFGFVSRIREQRSQLIQTDLQYSFVYQALLEYFLYGDTELDVSSLEGHLDKLHNTSAPLDRVGLEEEFKKLTNMRIMKENMRTGNLPANMKKNRVLQIIPYDFNRVILSMKRGQEFTDYVNASFIDGYRQKDYYIATQGPLAHTVDDFWRMVWEWKCHSIVMLTELQERDQDKCFQYWPTEDSVTYGEFTVEIKGDTLCDTFSLRDLLLTYGPEKQTRLVRHFHFHGWPEIGIPAEGKGMIDIIAAVQKQQQQSGNHPIVVHCSAGAGRTGTFIALSNILERVKAEGLLDVFQTVKSLRMQRPHMVQTVEQYDFCYRVVQDFVDIFSDYANFK; encoded by the exons ATGAAAAAGAGTTCGAGTTTTCGTTG GTTGAAAAACCAGAGGAAAGCTGTCATCACAGCCGTTGACAAGAAAGTACCAAATGGCATCTTGGAAGAGCAAG AACAACAGACGGTGGTCTTACTGCCCAGATCCCCTTCCACATCCAAAACATATCTCCCCATTCCTGTAGACAACTTGGAAGAAGAGTATCGGATACGCTCTGCCGATGATGGGAAACTCTTCCGGGAAGAGTACAAT TCATTACCAGGAGGTTCAACTCAAGGAACATGTGAAGAGGCcaataaagaagaaaacaaggaGAAGAACAGATATCCAAACATCTTACCAT ATGACCATTCCAGAGTGATTCTAACAGCGATCGATGGAGCCCCATGTTCAGATTATATCAATGCATCATATATAGAT ggTTATACAGATACGAATAAGTTCATTGCAGCACAAG GTCCGAAACAAGACACAGTCGCAGACTTCTGGAGAATGATATGGGAACAGAAATCAGCTACTATTGTAATGCTAACAAAtctgaaagagagaaaagag GATAAGTGTTATCAGTATTGGCCTGATCAGGGATGTTGGACGTACGGTAATGTCCGTGTGGCTGTGGAAGACTTTACAGCGCTGGTGGACTACACCATACGCAAATTCTGTGTGCAATAT CAGGCCAGCGACGGAACCAAAACGCCCCGTCTGGTCACACAGCTTCACTTCACCAGCTGGCCTGACTTCGGCGTTCCCTTCTCGCCCATCGGCATGCTCAAGTTCTTGAAGAAGGTGAAGCAGGTGAACCCGTCGTACGCCGGGCCCATCGTGGTGCACTGCAG TGCTGGCGTGGGCAGGACAGGAACTTTCATCGTCATTGATGCCATGATTGACATGATGTACGCAGAAAAGAAGGTGGACGTCTTCGGTTTTGTCTCAAGGATACGAGAGCAGAGATCGCAGCTCATTCAGACGGAT TTGCAGTACTCGTTCGTCTATCAGGCTCTGCTGGAGTACTTCCTGTACGGAGACACTGAGCTGGATGTGTCTTCTCTGGAGGGTCACTTGGATAAACTTCACAACACCAGTGCGCCGCTGGACCGCGTGGGGCTGGAGGAAGAGTTTAAG AAACTGACAAACATGCGTATAATGAAGGAAAACATGAGGACGGGCAACCTGCCTGCCAACATGAAGAAAAACAGAGTCCTGCAGATTATTCCAT ATGATTTTAACAGAGTCATTCTTTCCATGAAGAGAGGGCAGGAGTTCACAGATTATGTCAACGCATCTTTCATCGAT GGTTACCGGCAAAAGGACTATTACATCGCCACACAGGGTCCTCTGGCGCACACGGTggatgatttctggaggatggTTTGGGAATGGAAATGCCACTCTATCGTGATGCTGACAGAACTGCAGGAGAGAGATCAg gACAAGTGTTTTCAGTACTGGCCTACTGAGGACTCGGTGACTTACGGAGAATTCACGGTGGAGATTAAAGGAGACACGCTGTGTGACACGTTCAGTCTCAGAGATCTGCTGCTCACGTACGGCCCG GAGAAGCAGACACGTTTGGTCCGGCACTTTCATTTCCACGGCTGGCCGGAGATCGGGATCCCAGCCGAAGGTAAAGGGATGATCGACATCATCGCAGCCGTGCAGAAACAACAGCAGCAGTCGGGCAACCACCCAATCGTCGTGCACTGCAG tgcCGGAGCGGGTCGGACCGGTACGTTTATCGCTCTCAGTAATATTCTGGAGCGAGTGAAAGCCGAGGGTTTGCTGGATGTGTTTCAGACTGTGAAGAGTTTACGAATGCAGCGGCCACACATGGTGCAGACAGTG GAACAGTATGATTTCTGCTACAGAGTGGTACAGGACTTTGTCGACATTTTCTCAGACTATGCCAATTTCAAATGA
- the ptprea gene encoding receptor-type tyrosine-protein phosphatase epsilon isoform X2 translates to MVLVLFLTVTTKQTNSSGSENNENGSLDPSTARILQILLGLSVLLLFLGLLTWFCLRLKNQRKAVITAVDKKVPNGILEEQEQQTVVLLPRSPSTSKTYLPIPVDNLEEEYRIRSADDGKLFREEYNSLPGGSTQGTCEEANKEENKEKNRYPNILPYDHSRVILTAIDGAPCSDYINASYIDGYTDTNKFIAAQGPKQDTVADFWRMIWEQKSATIVMLTNLKERKEDKCYQYWPDQGCWTYGNVRVAVEDFTALVDYTIRKFCVQYQASDGTKTPRLVTQLHFTSWPDFGVPFSPIGMLKFLKKVKQVNPSYAGPIVVHCSAGVGRTGTFIVIDAMIDMMYAEKKVDVFGFVSRIREQRSQLIQTDLQYSFVYQALLEYFLYGDTELDVSSLEGHLDKLHNTSAPLDRVGLEEEFKKLTNMRIMKENMRTGNLPANMKKNRVLQIIPYDFNRVILSMKRGQEFTDYVNASFIDGYRQKDYYIATQGPLAHTVDDFWRMVWEWKCHSIVMLTELQERDQDKCFQYWPTEDSVTYGEFTVEIKGDTLCDTFSLRDLLLTYGPEKQTRLVRHFHFHGWPEIGIPAEGKGMIDIIAAVQKQQQQSGNHPIVVHCSAGAGRTGTFIALSNILERVKAEGLLDVFQTVKSLRMQRPHMVQTVEQYDFCYRVVQDFVDIFSDYANFK, encoded by the exons ATGGTCCTTGTTCTTTTCCTGACAGTaacaactaaacaaacaaactcatccggTTCAGAAAACAACGAAAACG GGAGCCTGGACCCGTCCACCGCACGCATCCTGCAAATACTGCTGGGTCTGTCCGTCTTGCTGCTTTTTCTAGGGTTGCTGACCTGGTTTTGCCTCAg GTTGAAAAACCAGAGGAAAGCTGTCATCACAGCCGTTGACAAGAAAGTACCAAATGGCATCTTGGAAGAGCAAG AACAACAGACGGTGGTCTTACTGCCCAGATCCCCTTCCACATCCAAAACATATCTCCCCATTCCTGTAGACAACTTGGAAGAAGAGTATCGGATACGCTCTGCCGATGATGGGAAACTCTTCCGGGAAGAGTACAAT TCATTACCAGGAGGTTCAACTCAAGGAACATGTGAAGAGGCcaataaagaagaaaacaaggaGAAGAACAGATATCCAAACATCTTACCAT ATGACCATTCCAGAGTGATTCTAACAGCGATCGATGGAGCCCCATGTTCAGATTATATCAATGCATCATATATAGAT ggTTATACAGATACGAATAAGTTCATTGCAGCACAAG GTCCGAAACAAGACACAGTCGCAGACTTCTGGAGAATGATATGGGAACAGAAATCAGCTACTATTGTAATGCTAACAAAtctgaaagagagaaaagag GATAAGTGTTATCAGTATTGGCCTGATCAGGGATGTTGGACGTACGGTAATGTCCGTGTGGCTGTGGAAGACTTTACAGCGCTGGTGGACTACACCATACGCAAATTCTGTGTGCAATAT CAGGCCAGCGACGGAACCAAAACGCCCCGTCTGGTCACACAGCTTCACTTCACCAGCTGGCCTGACTTCGGCGTTCCCTTCTCGCCCATCGGCATGCTCAAGTTCTTGAAGAAGGTGAAGCAGGTGAACCCGTCGTACGCCGGGCCCATCGTGGTGCACTGCAG TGCTGGCGTGGGCAGGACAGGAACTTTCATCGTCATTGATGCCATGATTGACATGATGTACGCAGAAAAGAAGGTGGACGTCTTCGGTTTTGTCTCAAGGATACGAGAGCAGAGATCGCAGCTCATTCAGACGGAT TTGCAGTACTCGTTCGTCTATCAGGCTCTGCTGGAGTACTTCCTGTACGGAGACACTGAGCTGGATGTGTCTTCTCTGGAGGGTCACTTGGATAAACTTCACAACACCAGTGCGCCGCTGGACCGCGTGGGGCTGGAGGAAGAGTTTAAG AAACTGACAAACATGCGTATAATGAAGGAAAACATGAGGACGGGCAACCTGCCTGCCAACATGAAGAAAAACAGAGTCCTGCAGATTATTCCAT ATGATTTTAACAGAGTCATTCTTTCCATGAAGAGAGGGCAGGAGTTCACAGATTATGTCAACGCATCTTTCATCGAT GGTTACCGGCAAAAGGACTATTACATCGCCACACAGGGTCCTCTGGCGCACACGGTggatgatttctggaggatggTTTGGGAATGGAAATGCCACTCTATCGTGATGCTGACAGAACTGCAGGAGAGAGATCAg gACAAGTGTTTTCAGTACTGGCCTACTGAGGACTCGGTGACTTACGGAGAATTCACGGTGGAGATTAAAGGAGACACGCTGTGTGACACGTTCAGTCTCAGAGATCTGCTGCTCACGTACGGCCCG GAGAAGCAGACACGTTTGGTCCGGCACTTTCATTTCCACGGCTGGCCGGAGATCGGGATCCCAGCCGAAGGTAAAGGGATGATCGACATCATCGCAGCCGTGCAGAAACAACAGCAGCAGTCGGGCAACCACCCAATCGTCGTGCACTGCAG tgcCGGAGCGGGTCGGACCGGTACGTTTATCGCTCTCAGTAATATTCTGGAGCGAGTGAAAGCCGAGGGTTTGCTGGATGTGTTTCAGACTGTGAAGAGTTTACGAATGCAGCGGCCACACATGGTGCAGACAGTG GAACAGTATGATTTCTGCTACAGAGTGGTACAGGACTTTGTCGACATTTTCTCAGACTATGCCAATTTCAAATGA
- the ptprea gene encoding receptor-type tyrosine-protein phosphatase epsilon isoform X1, with protein MVLVLFLTVTTKQTNSSGSENNENGSLDPSTARILQILLGLSVLLLFLGLLTWFCLRLKNQRKAVITAVDKKVPNGILEEQDEYIDVDKDEDEDDLGWPSEEQQTVVLLPRSPSTSKTYLPIPVDNLEEEYRIRSADDGKLFREEYNSLPGGSTQGTCEEANKEENKEKNRYPNILPYDHSRVILTAIDGAPCSDYINASYIDGYTDTNKFIAAQGPKQDTVADFWRMIWEQKSATIVMLTNLKERKEDKCYQYWPDQGCWTYGNVRVAVEDFTALVDYTIRKFCVQYQASDGTKTPRLVTQLHFTSWPDFGVPFSPIGMLKFLKKVKQVNPSYAGPIVVHCSAGVGRTGTFIVIDAMIDMMYAEKKVDVFGFVSRIREQRSQLIQTDLQYSFVYQALLEYFLYGDTELDVSSLEGHLDKLHNTSAPLDRVGLEEEFKKLTNMRIMKENMRTGNLPANMKKNRVLQIIPYDFNRVILSMKRGQEFTDYVNASFIDGYRQKDYYIATQGPLAHTVDDFWRMVWEWKCHSIVMLTELQERDQDKCFQYWPTEDSVTYGEFTVEIKGDTLCDTFSLRDLLLTYGPEKQTRLVRHFHFHGWPEIGIPAEGKGMIDIIAAVQKQQQQSGNHPIVVHCSAGAGRTGTFIALSNILERVKAEGLLDVFQTVKSLRMQRPHMVQTVEQYDFCYRVVQDFVDIFSDYANFK; from the exons ATGGTCCTTGTTCTTTTCCTGACAGTaacaactaaacaaacaaactcatccggTTCAGAAAACAACGAAAACG GGAGCCTGGACCCGTCCACCGCACGCATCCTGCAAATACTGCTGGGTCTGTCCGTCTTGCTGCTTTTTCTAGGGTTGCTGACCTGGTTTTGCCTCAg GTTGAAAAACCAGAGGAAAGCTGTCATCACAGCCGTTGACAAGAAAGTACCAAATGGCATCTTGGAAGAGCAAG ATGAATATATAGATGTGGATAAAgatgaggatgaggatgatCTTGGCTGGCCGTCAGAAG AACAACAGACGGTGGTCTTACTGCCCAGATCCCCTTCCACATCCAAAACATATCTCCCCATTCCTGTAGACAACTTGGAAGAAGAGTATCGGATACGCTCTGCCGATGATGGGAAACTCTTCCGGGAAGAGTACAAT TCATTACCAGGAGGTTCAACTCAAGGAACATGTGAAGAGGCcaataaagaagaaaacaaggaGAAGAACAGATATCCAAACATCTTACCAT ATGACCATTCCAGAGTGATTCTAACAGCGATCGATGGAGCCCCATGTTCAGATTATATCAATGCATCATATATAGAT ggTTATACAGATACGAATAAGTTCATTGCAGCACAAG GTCCGAAACAAGACACAGTCGCAGACTTCTGGAGAATGATATGGGAACAGAAATCAGCTACTATTGTAATGCTAACAAAtctgaaagagagaaaagag GATAAGTGTTATCAGTATTGGCCTGATCAGGGATGTTGGACGTACGGTAATGTCCGTGTGGCTGTGGAAGACTTTACAGCGCTGGTGGACTACACCATACGCAAATTCTGTGTGCAATAT CAGGCCAGCGACGGAACCAAAACGCCCCGTCTGGTCACACAGCTTCACTTCACCAGCTGGCCTGACTTCGGCGTTCCCTTCTCGCCCATCGGCATGCTCAAGTTCTTGAAGAAGGTGAAGCAGGTGAACCCGTCGTACGCCGGGCCCATCGTGGTGCACTGCAG TGCTGGCGTGGGCAGGACAGGAACTTTCATCGTCATTGATGCCATGATTGACATGATGTACGCAGAAAAGAAGGTGGACGTCTTCGGTTTTGTCTCAAGGATACGAGAGCAGAGATCGCAGCTCATTCAGACGGAT TTGCAGTACTCGTTCGTCTATCAGGCTCTGCTGGAGTACTTCCTGTACGGAGACACTGAGCTGGATGTGTCTTCTCTGGAGGGTCACTTGGATAAACTTCACAACACCAGTGCGCCGCTGGACCGCGTGGGGCTGGAGGAAGAGTTTAAG AAACTGACAAACATGCGTATAATGAAGGAAAACATGAGGACGGGCAACCTGCCTGCCAACATGAAGAAAAACAGAGTCCTGCAGATTATTCCAT ATGATTTTAACAGAGTCATTCTTTCCATGAAGAGAGGGCAGGAGTTCACAGATTATGTCAACGCATCTTTCATCGAT GGTTACCGGCAAAAGGACTATTACATCGCCACACAGGGTCCTCTGGCGCACACGGTggatgatttctggaggatggTTTGGGAATGGAAATGCCACTCTATCGTGATGCTGACAGAACTGCAGGAGAGAGATCAg gACAAGTGTTTTCAGTACTGGCCTACTGAGGACTCGGTGACTTACGGAGAATTCACGGTGGAGATTAAAGGAGACACGCTGTGTGACACGTTCAGTCTCAGAGATCTGCTGCTCACGTACGGCCCG GAGAAGCAGACACGTTTGGTCCGGCACTTTCATTTCCACGGCTGGCCGGAGATCGGGATCCCAGCCGAAGGTAAAGGGATGATCGACATCATCGCAGCCGTGCAGAAACAACAGCAGCAGTCGGGCAACCACCCAATCGTCGTGCACTGCAG tgcCGGAGCGGGTCGGACCGGTACGTTTATCGCTCTCAGTAATATTCTGGAGCGAGTGAAAGCCGAGGGTTTGCTGGATGTGTTTCAGACTGTGAAGAGTTTACGAATGCAGCGGCCACACATGGTGCAGACAGTG GAACAGTATGATTTCTGCTACAGAGTGGTACAGGACTTTGTCGACATTTTCTCAGACTATGCCAATTTCAAATGA